The Cryptomeria japonica chromosome 6, Sugi_1.0, whole genome shotgun sequence genomic interval TATTTCAAGCAAAACTAGTTGTCAAGGGATATACTCAGCAGCAAGACCTTGATTTTAAAGAAATTTTCTCACTAGTAGTCAAAATGACTACCATATAAGCAGTATTAGGATTGGTTGCAGCCTGGGATCTTGAGCTTGAATAGCTGGATGTGAAGATGACATTTctccatggtgatcttgatgaggaattgttTATGCATCAACCTAAAGGATTTATTAAAAAGGGTCAGGAACATCTCTATTGCATATTCAAATggagtttgtatgggcttaagaaAACCCCCCGCATAAGCATGAAGATTGTTAGTGATCTTAAAACTCACTTAGTTAATGAATtttccatgaaagatttaggggcaacAAAGAAAATTTTTGGGATGACTATTTTTCgagataggaaaaagagagaactcaaactatctcaacaagactacattaaaaaagtatTCGACATAATTGGTATGGCGGATGCTAAATCTATTTGCAtacccttagcctctcattttcaattgtcttctcaattgtgtccaaaaacaaaacaagataaggagtttatggacaaAATTCCATACAAATTTGTAGTTGGAAGTCTTATGTACACTATGGTGTCTACTCGTGCAAATATTGCTCATGTCGTGGGAGTGGTGAGCAGATTTTTGGCTAATCCaggcaaatcacattgggaggtGATCAAGTATATTTTGTGGTATCTCAAGGGTACTTCAGATTTTTTCTTATGGTTTGGGAAGGGCAAGGCAATTTTGCAAGGGTTtactgattctgattttgctgGAGATTTAGACAAAGAAAGTCTACTTCAAGTTAGGCTTTCCCATTTGCTAGGGAAGCGATTAGTTGGGTTTCTAAATTtcaacatacagttgctcaatcaaTTGTGAAGGTTGAATACATAGCTCTTTCCGAGGGAGCAaaggagatggtatggttgcaactcttgttcaatgagttgggtttgaagcaatcagattttgctttgttttgtgataatagTAGTTTTATctttatgactaaacatcagaTAATAGTAGTTTTATCTTTTGCCACCAAGTTTTGTGTACAGTTGATGTTTGCAGTCATTATGTTCGTCATATggtcgaagaaggcaagtttcatgtagataaaattcatacCAAAAAGAATCCaactgatgtgctcactaaagttgttaagtgggagaagttcaatTTATGTTGAGCTTCTCTCGGCCATTCCAATATATGATAGAAGGactgagtgggagattgttggaagtgaagtccaactgAATCCTTCCCTTTACCGCCAaaaactcttggctcttcaacTTCTGTATGTAAGCCCTTTAAGAGTTGCTAGAATATTATTTTGTTATGTGTATTTCTGGAGCTGCTTGCATCTATGTATGAACAAACCAAATTGGTCATCAATAAAATAGATTCCCCTACTTTAAGTATGGATGTAGGTAGTTTGTCGTACCACAATAAATTTGTGTCTTATTTATCTTTGTTGTGAATTCATTATTCTGTTATTTCCGCTCTTCTGATTCATTTGTAAATCCTAACATTTTTATCAATAATGTGCTTTCACATTTCGCCCTAGTTAAGTCTGGAGAAATCTAGCAATAATCTTTACTTGATGATAGTAAGAGATCAATGCGTCGTGTATGGTCTATGTGGAACTTATGAAAGCTACGAattcaataatatttaattttgtAGCTCGCTGGAAAGATTCACCCCATAAATAATTGTGCCTGGGATTCTAGAGAGTCGTGGTCTACTGGTTGTGTTTAGCAAAGCCCGTTAAATTGTGGTGCACAAACGGATCCTAGAGCGGAGCATCACATTGCTTGATGTTGATTCTGATTTGTCATACCCTGCAACCAAAAAGATAGATTGCCAGAAAGCCTACCTCCTCAACTTCTCACGCATTGTGTTTTCTTTCAAATTGCCTTCATGGATGTGCCAAATCTGGTAAGGAGATTTGCTAAACAtgaataaaaaataatacaaaagaaaTTCAAATGTTTTTATTTGAGTAGCTGGTTCTACACTTCGTCCTCCTCTAGATGCATAGTTCCACAATTATTTTTGGTGGTCTTTGTTGGTATATTAATTTTCAACACTTCACATGAATAGATGTATGAGGAGAATTGCTTGTCCAGTCTTGTATGAAGATAAAAATAAGTGTTCTAAATGTAGAGATGGAATATTAAGTTCTCCTATTTGTATGGGAAAAAAGATAATTGTAGTTGTGCATGAATATAAATATGTGTTTTTATACTTTTAGTTGACATTCAATGTGTCAAAGACCTCTATTTACTGAGGTAGAATTGTAATGCTTACTGGTCTTTGATCTCTTGGTTAGATGATCTTTGATCTCGTGATCAAGATGATTGTAATctcaatttgaatgaatataaaatTTTCTTATCTATTGATCATAAATTTCTATGTGTTTATTGTTATGTGTATACAATTGTGTGAGAAAGTTTGATTAAGTCACAAAAAAGGCTTGAAGGAATTAGAATCCATGTGTTTCCAATCCAAAAGGAAATCACCACATCATACACCATAGTAGGAGTTGAgcttgtttttgataaagataaataggttttacaaggacccaaaaccaAGAGTTTTACAAAAACTGGCTATCAGCCAACCAAACAGAAACCAACAGCAAAATAGGGGAACACCCCAGATCGAGATCAAAAGTGAaaagaaacaacaaaaaacaaaacaaagcacaaacaAGCACTCAGTTAAGTGAGTGCACCATCTCCTCGTTCTTCTGGATGGTagccttgttgatttcctccaagtcctccataatgaacctggaggtacccttatttctgcttctgcttctagtCCTGGAACTAGGACCCATAGTTTTGTTGCCACCCACATCAGAGTCTTCACCACCCATATCTTTCTTTCTATTATTTCTACCAGGATAGTAACTGTCAATAGGGTTGGATCTGTACTTTGCCACCATGGCATTTATGTTTTCCAGCCCCTCCATACTATTTCTCATGGCCTCCCTGCTTGTGTCGACTAGATTCTTAAGGTTATTCTTTATCTCCTCCATAGACTGCTTAGCCTTCTCAATTCTTTGCTCATGATTGCATTTCATAGCCTCCACATCATGGGAAAGCTTctgggtcatgatcatgagcttctccATTTTGTTTGGCTCAGGCAAAttagtgaagatatcaattatctccttaatcccctctttgagggtatcaatctccttccccacccacttccaGCGATTCTCCTGGCTTCTAGTCACTTTCATCACCAGGTTCATTAGTGTATTTTTCTTTTGTAAAccactatccacatctttaggCAGAGTCCCTTGCTTCTCCTTTAGGACAtgaagaggaatgtccaatttgatttcctgGTCGAAAGTCTTTAGCAgccaacttcttctttttggaatatgGCTTAGTTTGAGAGACCATCTTGCTAGTCGATTTGTACTTACTTGTAGCCCATCTAGGGGGGTTCTTGCCGCTATGGGTTCCaggagtgaccaacatctcaccctcttcaaccgGCTTGTAATCTGGGTCAACAAGGGGTTTGGCactcccactatcctccatctccatatccatATCAGAGACATCATGAAAATCAGTAATAGAGATTTGGCCTTTCTCagagagagagggcacaacttcatcGGCTTTGGCATACTCCATAATGAGCACAATAAACCCTTCATGAAGGACCAGATTATTTGGATTCTCagcatgtttttcaagactattctccaaTGAAGAAACCAGATAGAAAGGAATCGAAATAACTtttccatgcctaaagtgattcaaaatggtaaaatgataagaaaagatgttGGTGTATATGCCATCAAGcgtaatgtacctcatgatgaagtCGGCCATATCGGCCCAGGGAGACATTAAGTCCTTTCTATTGTAGTCACCATTCGCCATTTTGTTAACTCTTAAATGCTCCTTACCTTTATCAAAAATATTTGCTATTTCTTCCTCCCTAGTTTTTTTGTCTCTGTAAAACCTTCTGCCATTCATAGCCAAACCGTAGCCACTAGGGTTTCATCCACCTAGTAATCAGGACCATAAGCCCTCAAAATctctttcttccacccattgacaaatgtTTCCATGagtagaggagaagggccatggagtctttccaagaacggaaccattcccccatcaacaatttcctaccacacctccttatttttcttccatttatcaaaGGTGGGTTGTTCTttcctattcttgtccccacccataatggtcTAGATCACCAAACAAAAGCAAGAAATGTACCACACAAGAAAAGTCTCCAAACAAGAGTAGGACGGGGGCCACACAAAGATACAAAAAATTtaggcacaagggaagtttctagatcttcgaatAGGGAAATCGAGAGGAAATCATTTccccaacaacttaatcaaatcatgattgttCTTCATAAATTACCGCAAGTGGATGGTATCATCATATGCCAGGCCACACAAGTTTTTTGGGAAAGAGTCCCAATTACTCCACCATTTTGCTACCGCATAGCCCACTGCCATATTGGCTAATATATCTGTTGCTTTATTGCCTTGCCAAAATATGTGAGAGattttgaattcatccaactctttaaTCATGTCCTAGCAGTCTTTGATCAAGTTGGCAATAGTCCAGCTAGGATCAATATGCCCATTCAAATAGTTGGTAATGTTAAGTGAGTTAGATTCTAGTCAAACCTTTCTAAATCCTCCCCTTTTAGCCACGTGTAACCCAAAATGGTTGGTAATGTTAAGTTGATCTTGTTGAAGTCAAATgaagatataattttatttttatttttattttttgtaatgaATCAATAAGTTGTTGAaattaagggggatattattggtatAATAGTTTCAACACTTCACATGAATAAATGCATGCGAGCTAATATTAATTTCTCCCACTTACATGGGAAGAACTATAGTTAaagttatatttttctaaaaatatcATTTGCATAAAAATGATAACTATAGTTGTGCATGAATATGCATGCTGGCATTCAATGTGTCAAAGACCCCTATTTATTGAGTTAGAATTGTGATGTTTTTTGGTCTCTGATCTCTTGGTTAGTTGATCCTTGATCTGGTGATCAAGAAGTTTGTAAtgttaatttgaatgaatataaattTTTATTGGCTGTTGAGCATCAATTCCTATGTGTTTATTGCTCTGTAGCaatttttctctattttatttaaatttttcaattgttATTATTGCTTTGGGTATCTTTTCAATTTTAATGTGGTGGTAGTATCAACAGAGGCATAAGTAGTGCTAATGTTGGAAGCGAAGATGCAAGCTCAAATCTTGTAGATTCAATGCTATACTCTCATGGACAAGCAACCAAACCGAAGTGACATTGACAACataagtgatatatatatatgtatatatatacatatatatatacatatacatatatatatacatatacatatatagatatatatgtatatatatatatatatatatatatatatatatatatatatatatatatatatatatatatatgttgtacttttaATAAATTGTCTTACTGCAATCAAGTCTTTAAACTTAATGAGCAATCCTCTCTCAAATTTCTTGTATCTAGATATAGATCTTAAGATTGGCAATTCATTTTTGGGATTCTAACTAATAAGGAATTGCATATACCATATTCTTAATAGACTCTATTTTACCCTTGACTATAAGACCTTGCCAAGgatttagaaaaaaattaaaagttaTAGTAGAACTCACTTTGTTTTATGTAGAAGATAGCATACATCAATTATCCTAATACTTATTCCTAGTGTTAATCCTTAGACCACAAGATAAGAAATCACTTCTAATGGTGTGGTTTAACTTTGACCCAACTTTTGATAGTTTACTGTTAATCAATGAGGATGAGGAATTGATGACCATCAACAATGAAAACCTTAAGGTGGTACCAAATTTTTTATGAAGAGTCAATTTGCTCATGAATTCAAGTCACAAAATTTTCTAGAAGAAAAATTATCTTGAATAGCATGTTGATGATGGGCCAAACTTGTAGTAgcaatgaaaatgttgaaaaataGAGATAAGGTAATTCCATGTAAGAAGAACTTATTCACAAAATATTAAACATGTATATTAATATAAGGTCTAGCATTTCAATTATAGTTTACAAGATATTTTTTTgagataattttaatttatttttgtacaAATcacataaattataatttataattttacattatttattaatatttttatatcaaaACAATAATGACAAatgttctatttaaaaaaaataaattatgagaAATACACTCACACTTATTAATATACTGTACTATGAATCCTCCCGTAATGCCCACGCCAAAAGTCTCTATATTTTAACTCGTGGTTGCTCTTCTCCATGACTTTACCATGCCCGCTATTCTCGCTCTTCACTTTCCACGGATGCCTTTGACTGTTTATTATTACTAGACGACTGACTTATGAGCGTACTTTAAAATTGACTTGACTGAACTTGTCTTCCGAGAAACGTTTCTCCAAAAACTTTCCCACGGAACACAAAAACGAGTTTTCCATGTGCTTGGAAAAAACACTAAGTTTTTTTGAATTTTCCATGTGCTTGGGGTGACAATGTTTTCAGTCAAATTCCAGAAATGACAAACAAAGCCTTATACAATATCAACGTTGAAAATACCAACTCTGATTTGTATGTCACATATACATTACTGGGTATCAAGAATGCGCTCTCACATTACGTCCTAGTTAAGTCAGCAGTGATACAACTATATGCACTGCTTGATGACGCTAAGTGGATCATGTTGTGGTCTCAACCAAGAGATCAATGTGCCGTATATGGTCTGTGTGGTGGTTACGGACGCTGCGAGCCCAACAATATTCAATTCTGTAGTTGCGTGGAAGGTTTCACCCCAACAGACAATCGAGCCTGGGATTCGCGGGAGTCGTGGTCCAGTGGCTGTGTTCGGCAGAGTCCCTTAAATTGTGATGCCAAAAATGGCAGCACGGACGGATTCCTCGAGCCGAGTGTCACGTCGCCTGATGTTTATTCGGCTTCCTCGTACCCTGCAACCACAAGGAAAGATTGCCAGAAATCCTACTTCCTCAACTGCTCGTGCACAGCGTTTACTTTCAATCCGTCTTCAGGACTCTGCCACATCTTGTCTGGAGATTTGTTAAACACGCGTAAGTCTTTTACATCAAAAAGGAGTTCAAACGTTTTTATTCGAGTCGCTGCCTCTACAGTTCCGAAGACTGATCCACCGTACTCCCCGAAACGCAGAACCGCAATTATTGTTGGTGCTCTCGCCGTTGCATTGGGTATCTTTTCAATTTTAATGTGGCGGAGGCATCGGCAGAGGCAGTGGCTACGGTCAATGGAGAGGATTGCAGATTCCTCCAATTCTTTTCTTAGAATGTTTAGCTACATGGAGTTGAAGATTGCAACTAGGAATTTTCTATCAAGCATAATTTGGTAACAAATGCTTGAGACTTTCATTGACCACACTATTTCTACGTTGCAAAATAAATAATTAGGCAAACAAGTGTAGATAAAATGTGTGTAGAATCACAAAGCCTCTTTCCTTggcttttaaatttaaatttacaagTTAAATCCTTCTTCATTTCATGTCTATTATTCTTGACATTGGGATCCTTCTCAAAAGCATcttatgaaaaatcatttaaattattttGCAATTTCATCTATAAGACCAATGCTGGGGCGTGTgcataaagatggtggtcagaaaagtggacaccacccaaaaaaaaggATGAAAAAACAAGCACCacatacgcggttttaaaatttgaaattcttgcgtacgtgcttaggtttgttcttcccgagcctagagaagatagcgTGTACGCACTGCTTTTAGAAAAATGAGAGTGTATGCGCTATgattaggaaaatgagcacgtatgcgccgctcataggaaaatgagcacgtatgcgctgctcataggaaaatgagcacgtacacactaataatccaaataaaaccacgTCCACGGTGTCtagtaaaaaaagttttaaaaaaaaaaccgggtctcatttacccgtgaatagcgCGTTTTTAACTTCGTTTTTTTCCCAGttcctctcctaaaccgcgaacggggtgctagatttgtcctccaagctatggatcaaggttagtttttgtttatttttgtctttctttctgatttatgcaatttgttttacattttgaatttaatttcattaattttgattaggttttttcatttttacctcctgaaaacccacaagaacaaccaaatgcaccccctaaaaacacacaagaacaaccctcaattgctccttttgaccgcacactcgaaacacaggaagaattaattaatcagttaggacaaaatacgtctaaaatcaatagactgattgttaaattgaaaacttatgaacttgaccatcatcaatcccttgccactagcctagaaacattagctagtggtgtcatagttgtttccacagaaattaccaaatggggaagctttagggataagtgtcgtcaattctatgccaatgggctatcatatgatggagtgaaaaacaaaatattactaaacaacaaatatgtgccctttttgttgatcccaaaactggttagtcattacctcttaatacaaagaggtttctcatacattggtgtaccaatgtgcagatgaagaatcttttttgacagaggtggtggatggtctttgatgatccaccttgtaataattatgaggtgccattatattttttcagagaaatatattgtgagtttgtgctcaatgtggagccaaactattttgacatgagagagtttcatggtagaggtggtggctctgcccaagatagacctagagcccgtaggcaATTACTTGCATAGAGTCGccacccctagcacccaaacccaaggtgcatcaagctgtcccattagagctgaaagagtcgatggagctacagactcttcaggcggccacaacattgactagtgtcatcatccagcatgggacgtcattagcacaccctattgtattggatgatgagccattagagggcaacaaagagcccatctagcatatgtgtgtcagttgctcggggatagatgatgcatccggtgc includes:
- the LOC131043699 gene encoding G-type lectin S-receptor-like serine/threonine-protein kinase At2g19130 gives rise to the protein MTNKALYNINVENTNSDLYVTYTLLGIKNALSHYVLVKSAVIQLYALLDDAKWIMLWSQPRDQCAVYGLCGGYGRCEPNNIQFCSCVEGFTPTDNRAWDSRESWSSGCVRQSPLNCDAKNGSTDGFLEPSVTSPDVYSASSYPATTRKDCQKSYFLNCSCTAFTFNPSSGLCHILSGDLLNTRKSFTSKRSSNVFIRVAASTVPKTDPPYSPKRRTAIIVGALAVALGIFSILMWRRHRQRQWLRSMERIADSSNSFLRMFSYMELKIATRNFLSSIIW